A window of Corallococcus macrosporus DSM 14697 contains these coding sequences:
- a CDS encoding class I SAM-dependent methyltransferase, with amino-acid sequence MFHRKGPTLRELAAQALTSVEHGYDLLAPKFEYTPFRTPDAVLEAAIAQVGAPGSVGSALDVCCGTGAAMRLLRPLARERVVGFDLSQGMLDEARLRLAEAPGTAALEFVRGDALALPFEGGFDVVTSFGAFGHILEEDEPRLVRGIARALRPGGRFVFVTAHPPSKLRPGYWLAKGFNAAMRARNALWKPPFVMYYLTFLVPRARALLEAEGFTVEVRDGLMPEPFTVLSTVIATKR; translated from the coding sequence ATGTTCCACCGCAAGGGGCCCACCCTCCGGGAGCTGGCCGCGCAGGCCCTCACCTCCGTCGAGCACGGCTACGACCTGCTCGCGCCCAAGTTCGAGTACACGCCCTTCCGCACGCCGGACGCGGTGCTGGAGGCAGCCATCGCCCAGGTGGGCGCGCCCGGCAGCGTGGGCAGCGCGCTGGACGTGTGCTGCGGCACCGGCGCGGCCATGCGCCTCCTGCGTCCGCTCGCGCGGGAGCGCGTCGTGGGCTTCGACCTCAGCCAGGGCATGCTCGACGAGGCCCGCCTGCGACTCGCGGAGGCGCCCGGCACCGCGGCCCTGGAGTTCGTCCGGGGTGACGCGCTGGCGCTCCCCTTCGAAGGCGGGTTCGACGTCGTCACCAGCTTCGGCGCCTTCGGCCACATCCTCGAAGAGGACGAGCCCCGGCTCGTGCGCGGCATCGCCCGCGCGCTGCGCCCCGGGGGCCGCTTCGTCTTCGTCACCGCGCACCCGCCGTCGAAGCTGCGGCCTGGCTACTGGCTGGCCAAGGGCTTCAACGCGGCCATGCGCGCGCGCAACGCGCTGTGGAAGCCGCCCTTCGTCATGTACTACCTGACGTTCCTGGTGCCCCGGGCCCGCGCGCTGCTCGAAGCGGAGGGCTTCACCGTGGAGGTGCGCGACGGCCTCATGCCGGAGCCCTTCACCGTGCTGAGCACCGTCATCGCCACGAAGCGCTGA
- a CDS encoding GreA/GreB family elongation factor, producing the protein MSKAFTKEDSGDEGVLPVRPRASSGEKRYITPEGYRALQEELAAAQGPDPMAGELTELEAGVRRKERERRAQELAAVLEEVRVVEPDAAQVGRVFFGAWVALEDEDGGLARYRIVGPDESDVKAGRLSVESPLARALLGKEVGESVVVERPRGAVEYTVTSVDYTAP; encoded by the coding sequence ATGTCGAAGGCATTCACGAAGGAGGACTCGGGCGATGAGGGCGTGCTGCCCGTCCGCCCTCGCGCGTCCTCGGGTGAGAAGCGCTACATCACGCCAGAGGGCTACCGGGCGCTCCAGGAGGAGCTGGCGGCGGCGCAGGGGCCGGACCCCATGGCGGGCGAGCTGACGGAGCTGGAGGCGGGCGTGCGCCGCAAGGAGCGCGAGCGGCGCGCACAGGAGCTGGCGGCGGTGCTGGAGGAGGTGCGCGTGGTGGAGCCCGACGCCGCGCAGGTGGGCCGTGTCTTCTTCGGCGCGTGGGTGGCCCTGGAGGACGAGGACGGCGGCCTGGCGCGCTACCGCATCGTCGGGCCGGATGAATCCGACGTGAAGGCGGGGCGGCTGAGCGTGGAGTCGCCCCTGGCCCGGGCGCTGCTGGGAAAGGAAGTGGGCGAGTCCGTCGTGGTGGAGCGCCCGCGCGGCGCCGTGGAATACACGGTGACGTCCGTGGACTACACGGCCCCGTGA
- a CDS encoding dienelactone hydrolase family protein, with protein MTGRTQLIGKQGQALAGYLSEAPKGDAPGAVVLIHEYWGLNGHTRDVADRLAREGFTVFAVDLYDGRVTKDATEANAMLKALDWGKATADLRAAVEALRARKPGTKVAIMGFCMGGALTLLAAANDPGLDAAVPFYGIPPEEAADVSRIRAPVLGHFAKNDDWCSPARVDALEQKLKGGGVPTEIHRYDAQHAFFNDTRPEVYSQDNAAKAWQRTVDFLHAKLG; from the coding sequence ATGACAGGACGGACGCAGCTCATCGGCAAGCAGGGCCAGGCACTGGCGGGCTATCTGAGCGAAGCCCCGAAGGGCGACGCGCCCGGAGCGGTGGTGCTCATCCATGAGTACTGGGGGCTCAACGGGCACACGCGCGACGTGGCGGACCGGCTGGCGCGCGAGGGCTTCACCGTCTTCGCGGTGGACCTCTACGACGGCCGCGTGACGAAGGACGCCACCGAGGCCAACGCCATGCTGAAGGCGCTGGACTGGGGCAAGGCCACGGCGGACCTGCGCGCCGCGGTGGAGGCCCTGCGCGCGCGCAAGCCAGGGACCAAGGTGGCCATCATGGGCTTCTGCATGGGCGGCGCGCTGACGCTGCTGGCCGCCGCGAACGACCCGGGGCTGGACGCCGCCGTGCCCTTCTATGGCATCCCCCCGGAGGAGGCCGCCGACGTGTCGCGCATCCGCGCGCCCGTGCTGGGACACTTCGCGAAGAATGACGACTGGTGCTCGCCCGCGCGGGTGGATGCGCTGGAGCAGAAGCTGAAGGGCGGCGGCGTGCCCACGGAGATTCACCGCTACGACGCGCAGCACGCCTTCTTCAATGACACGCGTCCGGAGGTCTACTCGCAGGACAACGCCGCGAAGGCGTGGCAGCGCACCGTGGACTTCCTCCACGCGAAGCTCGGCTGA